A window from Sphingopyxis alaskensis RB2256 encodes these proteins:
- a CDS encoding efflux RND transporter permease subunit has protein sequence MIARLIHWSVQNRFFILLGALALVFAGLWAVRTTPIDALPDLSDTQVIIRTSYPGQAPRIVEDQVTYPLTTTMLSVPGAKTVRGYSFFGDSFVYVIFEDGTDLYWARSRVLEYLNQVQGRLPETARSAIGPDATGVGWIYEYALVDRTGGHDLSQLRSLQDWFLRYELKTIPGVAEVASVGGMVRQYQVVLDPVRLAAYGVTHAQAVEAIRRANQEAGGSVLELAEAEYMVRASGYLRSLADFRAIPLRTASGGIPVTLGDVATIQLGPEMRRGIADLNGEGEVAGGIIVLRQGADARSAIMAVEAKLAELKKGLPKGVEVVTTYDRSQLIDHAVENLTHKLIEEFIVVALVCALFLWHVRSALVAIVTLPLGVLAAFVVMRLQGINANIMSLGGIAIAIGAMVDAAIVMIENAHKKIERWEHDHPGEELHGTKRWITITEAAMEVGPALFFSLLIITLSFVPVFTLQAQEGRLFAPLAFTKTYAMAGAAILSVTLVPVLMGWLIRGKIPSEQANPINRGLTRAYRPAIDWVLARPKATLIIAALVFATTAWPVARLGGEFLPPMDEGDLLYMPSALPGLSAAKASELLQQTDRMIKRVPEVESVFGKAGRAETATDPAPLEMFETTIHFKPRDQWRPGMTPEKLVEELDAKVKVPGLANIWIPPIRNRIDMLATGIKSPIGVKVSGSDLAELDRIAHDVETAAKAVPGVSSALAERLTGGRYVDVEIDRLAAARFGLNIADVQEIVAGAIGGENVGQTVEGLARYPINVRYPREIRDSLENLQALPILTRSGQQITLGTVALLRISDGPPMLKTENGRLSTWVYVDVRGRDLASVVGDIQTAIAGQVKLSPGVSIAYSGQFEYLTRAIDRLKLVIPATLVIIFVLLFLIFGRFDEALLIMATLPFALTGGFWLLYLLGYHQSVATGVGFIALAGVAAEFGVVMLIYLKSTLEDRGPDPDMAQVESAVREGALLRVRPKAMTVAVIIAGLLPALVGGGAGSEVMSRIAAPMVGGMLTAPLLSMFVIPAAYLLMRQRKAKPNPQPDQP, from the coding sequence CGCGGGGCTCTGGGCGGTGCGAACGACACCCATCGACGCGCTGCCCGACCTGTCGGATACGCAGGTCATCATCCGGACCAGCTATCCGGGCCAGGCGCCGCGGATCGTCGAGGATCAGGTCACCTATCCGCTGACCACCACCATGCTCTCGGTGCCGGGCGCGAAGACGGTGCGAGGTTACAGCTTCTTCGGCGACAGTTTCGTCTATGTGATCTTCGAGGATGGAACCGATCTCTATTGGGCGCGCTCGCGCGTGCTCGAATATCTCAATCAGGTGCAGGGACGGCTCCCCGAGACCGCGCGGAGCGCGATCGGGCCGGATGCCACCGGCGTCGGCTGGATCTATGAATATGCGCTGGTCGACCGGACGGGAGGCCACGACCTTTCGCAGCTCCGAAGCCTGCAGGACTGGTTCCTTCGCTATGAGCTGAAGACCATTCCGGGTGTCGCCGAGGTTGCGAGTGTCGGCGGCATGGTCAGGCAGTATCAGGTCGTCCTCGATCCGGTCAGGCTTGCCGCTTACGGCGTCACCCACGCCCAGGCGGTCGAAGCGATCCGCCGCGCCAATCAGGAAGCGGGCGGCTCGGTGCTCGAGTTGGCCGAGGCCGAATATATGGTTCGCGCCTCGGGCTATCTCAGATCGCTCGCCGATTTCCGCGCTATCCCGCTGCGCACCGCGTCGGGCGGCATCCCCGTTACCTTAGGCGATGTCGCAACAATCCAGCTCGGCCCTGAGATGCGGCGCGGCATTGCCGACCTCAATGGCGAGGGCGAAGTGGCGGGCGGCATCATCGTGCTGCGTCAGGGCGCCGACGCCCGAAGCGCCATCATGGCGGTCGAGGCAAAGCTCGCCGAACTCAAGAAGGGCCTGCCCAAAGGCGTCGAAGTCGTCACCACCTATGACCGTTCGCAGCTCATCGACCATGCGGTCGAGAATCTGACGCACAAGCTCATCGAGGAATTCATCGTCGTCGCGCTCGTCTGCGCGCTGTTCCTCTGGCACGTCCGCTCGGCGCTGGTCGCGATCGTCACCCTGCCGCTGGGCGTGCTCGCTGCCTTCGTCGTGATGCGGCTGCAGGGGATCAATGCGAACATCATGTCGCTGGGCGGCATTGCCATCGCCATCGGTGCGATGGTCGATGCCGCGATCGTGATGATCGAAAATGCCCATAAGAAGATCGAGCGCTGGGAGCACGATCATCCGGGCGAAGAGCTTCACGGCACGAAGCGATGGATAACCATCACCGAGGCCGCGATGGAGGTCGGCCCGGCGCTGTTCTTCTCGCTGCTGATCATCACGCTGTCCTTCGTGCCGGTGTTCACGCTCCAAGCGCAGGAGGGGCGGCTGTTCGCGCCGCTAGCCTTCACCAAGACCTATGCGATGGCGGGTGCGGCGATCCTGTCGGTGACGCTGGTGCCGGTGCTGATGGGCTGGCTGATCCGGGGCAAGATCCCCTCCGAACAGGCCAATCCGATCAACCGGGGGCTGACCCGCGCCTATCGGCCGGCCATCGACTGGGTGCTGGCGCGCCCCAAGGCGACGCTGATCATCGCCGCGCTCGTATTTGCGACCACCGCCTGGCCGGTGGCGCGGCTTGGTGGGGAGTTCCTGCCGCCGATGGACGAAGGCGACCTGCTCTACATGCCCTCGGCGCTGCCCGGCCTGTCCGCAGCCAAGGCCTCCGAGCTGCTTCAGCAGACCGACCGGATGATCAAGAGGGTACCTGAGGTCGAAAGCGTGTTCGGCAAGGCGGGCCGCGCCGAGACCGCGACCGATCCCGCCCCGCTCGAAATGTTCGAGACGACGATCCACTTCAAGCCCAGGGATCAATGGCGCCCCGGCATGACACCCGAAAAGCTGGTGGAGGAGCTTGACGCCAAAGTGAAGGTGCCCGGCCTTGCCAACATCTGGATTCCGCCGATCCGCAACCGGATCGACATGCTGGCGACCGGCATCAAGAGCCCGATCGGGGTGAAGGTCTCGGGGTCTGATCTGGCCGAGCTCGATCGCATTGCCCATGATGTTGAAACAGCGGCGAAGGCTGTCCCTGGCGTCAGCTCGGCGCTGGCCGAGCGGCTGACCGGCGGACGCTATGTCGATGTCGAGATCGACCGCTTGGCGGCCGCGCGCTTTGGACTCAACATCGCCGACGTGCAGGAAATCGTCGCCGGCGCGATCGGCGGTGAAAATGTGGGCCAGACGGTTGAAGGGCTGGCCCGCTATCCGATCAATGTCCGCTACCCGCGCGAGATCCGTGACAGCCTCGAGAATTTGCAGGCGTTGCCGATCCTCACGCGCTCGGGGCAGCAGATCACGCTGGGTACGGTCGCGCTGCTGCGTATCAGCGACGGCCCACCGATGCTCAAGACGGAGAACGGCAGGCTATCGACCTGGGTCTATGTCGATGTGCGCGGGCGCGACCTTGCCTCGGTGGTCGGCGACATCCAGACCGCCATTGCCGGCCAGGTGAAGCTCTCGCCCGGGGTCTCGATCGCCTATTCGGGCCAGTTCGAATATCTGACACGCGCCATCGATCGGTTGAAGCTGGTCATCCCCGCGACGCTCGTAATCATCTTCGTGCTCTTGTTCCTGATCTTCGGGCGGTTCGATGAGGCGCTGCTGATCATGGCCACCTTGCCCTTCGCGCTGACGGGCGGGTTCTGGCTGCTCTATCTGCTCGGCTATCACCAATCGGTTGCTACGGGCGTCGGGTTCATCGCGCTGGCGGGCGTCGCTGCGGAATTCGGTGTGGTGATGCTGATCTATTTGAAGAGCACGCTCGAGGATCGCGGACCCGATCCGGATATGGCCCAGGTCGAGTCCGCAGTGCGCGAGGGCG